The Streptomyces sp. NBC_01275 genome has a segment encoding these proteins:
- the tgmB gene encoding ATP-grasp ribosomal peptide maturase — MTVLILTCEEDVTADMVVVHLNAAGVPVVRLDPADLTSTVALSGEFVHGAFRGHLSSAGRLVSLEGLRSVWVRRPGTAAARAPEPSAWLTEEASQALYGMLRGTGARWMNHPDAARRARHKPWQLRLAQRSGLPVPATLITTFPQAARDFAERYPDLVVKPVSGAHPQDPPRAVPTTRVPPGADFAAVAYGPTLLQRRVAKRADIRLTAVGDRILAARKDTVPGGDPDVVDVRFAPSDTPWRPADAPPRLADAVRKYLREAELSYGAFDFAEDSDGTWWFLECNQSGQFGFVEVDTGQPIARTIAEWLAGPPPQRTPRAAESCGSAAS; from the coding sequence ATGACCGTGCTCATACTCACCTGTGAAGAGGACGTCACGGCGGACATGGTGGTCGTGCACCTGAACGCCGCGGGCGTCCCGGTCGTACGGCTGGACCCCGCCGATCTCACCAGCACCGTGGCGCTCTCCGGGGAGTTCGTCCACGGCGCCTTCCGGGGACATCTGTCCTCCGCGGGGCGGCTGGTGAGCCTCGAAGGGCTGCGATCCGTCTGGGTCCGCCGGCCGGGGACCGCGGCGGCCCGGGCGCCCGAACCGTCCGCGTGGCTCACGGAGGAGGCCTCGCAGGCGCTGTACGGGATGCTCCGGGGCACCGGGGCGCGCTGGATGAACCATCCCGACGCGGCCCGGCGCGCCCGGCACAAGCCCTGGCAGCTGCGGCTCGCGCAGCGCAGCGGGCTGCCCGTTCCGGCGACCCTCATCACGACGTTCCCGCAGGCCGCGCGGGACTTCGCGGAGCGCTACCCGGATCTGGTGGTCAAGCCGGTGTCCGGGGCCCATCCGCAGGACCCGCCGCGCGCGGTGCCCACCACCCGGGTCCCGCCGGGCGCCGACTTCGCCGCGGTCGCCTACGGGCCGACCCTGTTGCAGCGCCGGGTCGCCAAGCGGGCCGACATACGGCTGACCGCGGTGGGCGACCGGATCCTGGCCGCCCGCAAGGACACCGTCCCGGGCGGCGACCCCGACGTGGTGGACGTGCGCTTCGCGCCCTCCGACACGCCGTGGCGGCCCGCCGACGCCCCACCGCGGCTGGCCGACGCCGTCCGGAAGTATCTGCGCGAGGCGGAACTGTCCTACGGGGCCTTCGACTTCGCGGAGGACTCCGACGGGACCTGGTGGTTCCTGGAGTGCAACCAGTCCGGCCAGTTCGGCTTCGTGGAGGTGGACACCGGGCAGCCGATCGCCCGCACCATCGCGGAGTGGCTGGCCGGCCCGCCCCCTCAGCGCACTCCCCGGGCCGCCGAGAGCTGCGGCTCAGCGGCCTCATGA
- the tgmA gene encoding putative ATP-grasp-modified RiPP gives MTPFTLNYARPAAELEFTTPYAYDPGLQLNVLLDGRIAARDHALLRELGTTTSTAGSKTHFDD, from the coding sequence ATGACACCGTTCACGCTCAACTACGCACGCCCCGCGGCGGAGTTGGAGTTCACCACTCCGTATGCCTACGACCCCGGACTGCAGTTGAACGTACTCCTCGACGGCCGGATCGCCGCCCGCGACCACGCCCTGCTGAGAGAGCTGGGGACGACGACGTCGACGGCGGGTTCCAAGACCCACTTCGACGACTGA
- a CDS encoding YkvA family protein, producing the protein MEATTTLIVVAVTLAVALFAVAAAVLVRLVRARKGLRRAGLPTGPRWVFWGAVLYFVLPTDLLPDPVYLDDIGVLLLALRSLRQTPESLGSDRSGTLN; encoded by the coding sequence GTGGAAGCGACCACCACGCTCATCGTCGTCGCCGTGACACTCGCCGTGGCGCTGTTCGCCGTGGCCGCCGCCGTTCTCGTACGGCTGGTCCGCGCCCGAAAGGGCCTCAGACGAGCGGGACTTCCCACCGGGCCGCGCTGGGTGTTCTGGGGCGCGGTCCTGTACTTCGTGCTCCCGACCGACCTGCTGCCCGACCCCGTCTATCTGGACGACATCGGGGTCCTCCTGCTGGCCCTGCGCTCCCTGCGTCAGACTCCCGAAAGCCTCGGATCCGACCGTTCCGGGACCCTCAACTGA
- a CDS encoding Gfo/Idh/MocA family protein, whose translation MRIGLLGTGPWAHMVYAPVLSAHDGLDLVGVWGRRPQAAKELAEAHGAQAYDDVDALLADVDAVAVALPPDVQADLAVRAARAGCHLLLDKPVATKPAGARAVVQAVAEARVASVVFFTTRFLSDTGAWIDRQADAGGWFTAHAQWLGSVFADSGDSPFATPWRAEKGALWDVGPHALSVLLPILGDVRRVSAAARGRGGTVHLVLDHAGGASSTLTLSLTAPSAASGADLEIRGEAGTFRLPESSEDAATALGRAADALIATARSGRPHPCDAAFGLRVTEILADAEALLPADAD comes from the coding sequence ATGCGCATAGGTCTGCTCGGCACCGGTCCCTGGGCGCACATGGTGTACGCCCCCGTCCTGAGCGCACACGACGGCCTCGACCTCGTCGGCGTGTGGGGCCGACGCCCGCAGGCCGCGAAGGAACTGGCGGAGGCTCACGGCGCCCAGGCCTACGACGACGTCGACGCCCTCCTCGCGGACGTGGACGCGGTGGCCGTGGCGCTGCCGCCGGACGTGCAGGCGGACCTCGCGGTACGGGCGGCGCGGGCCGGCTGTCACCTGCTGCTCGACAAGCCCGTCGCCACGAAGCCGGCGGGGGCCCGGGCCGTCGTGCAGGCCGTGGCGGAGGCGCGGGTCGCCTCGGTCGTCTTCTTCACCACCCGTTTCCTGTCCGACACCGGGGCCTGGATCGACAGACAGGCCGACGCCGGAGGGTGGTTCACGGCGCACGCGCAGTGGCTGGGGTCGGTGTTCGCCGACTCGGGCGACAGTCCGTTCGCCACGCCCTGGCGTGCGGAGAAGGGCGCCCTGTGGGACGTGGGTCCGCACGCGCTGTCGGTACTGCTGCCGATCCTCGGGGACGTGCGCCGGGTGTCGGCGGCGGCGCGCGGCCGCGGGGGCACCGTCCATCTGGTCCTGGACCATGCCGGCGGCGCGTCCAGCACGCTGACGCTCAGTCTGACGGCCCCGTCCGCGGCGTCGGGCGCGGACCTGGAGATCCGGGGGGAGGCCGGAACGTTCCGGCTCCCGGAGAGCTCCGAGGACGCCGCGACGGCGCTCGGCCGGGCCGCGGACGCGCTGATCGCGACGGCCCGCAGCGGACGTCCGCACCCCTGCGACGCCGCGTTCGGCCTGCGCGTCACGGAGATCCTCGCCGACGCCGAGGCCCTGCTGCCGGCCGACGCCGACTGA
- a CDS encoding DUF5133 domain-containing protein: protein MIVPDPKVARTLLTRYATLRIAQAERETPYAARELADVMYTLCILMGTADVREAVAAADVLLEQAGAAQIPAQAAAQAGATEQGMSLVV, encoded by the coding sequence GTGATCGTTCCGGACCCGAAGGTCGCCAGGACGTTGCTGACCCGGTACGCGACGCTGAGGATCGCTCAGGCGGAGAGGGAGACGCCCTACGCGGCGCGTGAGCTGGCGGACGTGATGTACACGCTGTGCATCCTCATGGGCACGGCCGACGTCCGGGAGGCGGTCGCCGCGGCGGACGTGCTGCTGGAGCAGGCCGGCGCGGCGCAGATCCCGGCCCAGGCGGCGGCGCAGGCCGGGGCGACCGAGCAGGGGATGTCCCTGGTGGTCTGA
- a CDS encoding CdaR family transcriptional regulator, protein MNPEPPTLRSLLAFEDGNAVRLLCAPAAPDTVVRRIAVGLDDLSAVQEGDGILLLAVGAVANAETVREAARRGACAVVLGDPGEPGHPCAPGDPGDDADPVAAAQETGIALLARAEGADWAEAAALLRSALSYVRAGVGDHDDADVLRGPEAAPSLAVLAARVAAYVKGSITVEDTRLRVLAHSATGPAADPLRRTVILGGRVPDWRVAELRASGLLRALWTSTDVIHRPADGDSPERLVVAVRSGREVLGSIWAAADGAALAPDAARYLRTAAGLAAPLLVRERLRESGTAQRREAALRGLLHGLGDRRTHAWSLGLSPDAPCAVVVAQRRSAGRADDRSLDVLVLELSAHRPGTGVLRDGDRLVLLVTGEASAADHERAVLALVRELDAVVSSLPDGAAVWLGVGPVLPPERAAESHERAVLVVRALREREARALAAGRPRPARHADAAGVGASLEVLRILDAARPVWESGGGPVHDLIRADLAAGGELVRTLAAYLDAGGDVPEAARRLVVHPNTLRYRLGRVGQRYGVDLADPDARLLLTLAVRLAVRPTAP, encoded by the coding sequence GTGAACCCGGAGCCCCCGACCCTGCGGTCCCTGCTGGCCTTCGAGGACGGCAACGCGGTGCGCCTGCTGTGCGCGCCCGCCGCGCCCGACACCGTCGTACGGCGGATCGCCGTCGGCCTGGACGATCTGAGTGCTGTTCAGGAAGGCGACGGCATCCTGCTGCTGGCCGTGGGCGCGGTCGCGAACGCCGAGACCGTGCGCGAGGCCGCCCGGCGGGGCGCCTGCGCCGTCGTCCTGGGCGACCCGGGTGAACCGGGCCATCCCTGTGCTCCCGGCGATCCCGGCGACGACGCCGATCCGGTGGCGGCGGCCCAGGAGACCGGCATCGCCCTGCTCGCCCGTGCCGAGGGCGCCGACTGGGCGGAGGCCGCCGCGCTGCTGAGGTCGGCTCTGTCCTACGTCCGAGCGGGAGTCGGCGACCACGACGACGCCGACGTCCTGCGCGGCCCGGAGGCGGCCCCGTCGCTCGCCGTGCTGGCGGCACGGGTCGCGGCGTACGTGAAGGGGTCGATCACCGTCGAGGACACGCGGTTGCGCGTGTTGGCCCACTCCGCGACCGGCCCGGCCGCCGACCCGCTGCGCCGGACGGTCATCCTCGGCGGCCGGGTGCCCGACTGGCGGGTCGCCGAGCTGCGCGCCAGCGGCCTGCTGCGCGCCCTGTGGACCTCGACGGACGTCATCCACCGGCCCGCCGACGGCGACAGTCCCGAGCGGCTGGTCGTCGCCGTGCGCAGCGGGCGGGAGGTCCTCGGCTCGATCTGGGCCGCGGCGGACGGCGCCGCGCTGGCCCCGGACGCGGCCCGGTATCTGCGTACGGCGGCCGGTCTGGCGGCTCCGCTGCTGGTGCGCGAGCGGCTGCGGGAGAGCGGCACGGCGCAGCGCCGGGAGGCCGCGCTGCGCGGGCTGCTGCACGGGCTCGGGGACCGGCGCACCCATGCCTGGTCGCTGGGGCTGTCGCCGGACGCGCCCTGCGCGGTGGTGGTCGCGCAGCGGCGCTCCGCCGGCCGGGCCGACGACCGGTCGCTGGACGTCCTCGTTCTGGAGCTGTCGGCGCACCGCCCGGGGACCGGCGTCCTGCGGGACGGCGACCGCCTCGTGCTGCTGGTCACCGGGGAGGCGTCGGCGGCGGACCACGAGAGGGCCGTACTGGCGCTCGTGCGCGAGCTCGACGCGGTCGTCTCGTCGCTGCCGGACGGGGCCGCGGTGTGGCTGGGCGTGGGGCCGGTGCTGCCGCCGGAGCGGGCCGCCGAGTCGCACGAGCGGGCGGTGCTGGTCGTGCGGGCGCTGCGGGAGCGGGAGGCCCGGGCGCTGGCCGCCGGGCGCCCGCGGCCCGCGCGGCACGCCGACGCGGCCGGGGTGGGCGCCTCGCTGGAGGTGCTGCGGATCCTGGACGCGGCGCGTCCCGTCTGGGAGTCCGGCGGCGGGCCCGTCCACGATCTGATCCGGGCGGACCTCGCCGCGGGCGGGGAGCTCGTACGGACCCTGGCGGCGTATCTGGACGCCGGGGGCGACGTCCCGGAGGCCGCCCGTCGGCTCGTCGTGCACCCCAACACGCTCCGCTACCGGCTGGGCCGGGTCGGGCAGCGCTACGGCGTGGACCTGGCCGATCCCGACGCCCGGCTGCTGCTGACCCTCGCGGTGCGGCTGGCTGTGCGGCCGACGGCGCCCTGA
- a CDS encoding aldo/keto reductase: MDTRRIGDVDVSAIGLGAMPMSIEGRPDEARSLATLHAALDAGVTLIDTADAYHLGADEVGHNETLIAKALATHDRGRDVLVATKGGHLRPGDGSWTVDGSPGHLKAACEASLRRLGVEAIDLYQFHRPDPRIPYAESVGAVRELLDEGKIRAAGVSNANPEQIRQANEILGGRLVSVQNQFSPAFRSSEPELRLCDELGIAFLPWSPLGGISRARELGSSYAPFAHVAEAHAVSPQRVCLAWMLAKSPVVVPIPGASRPETILDSLAATDLVLTAAELAELDAAV; encoded by the coding sequence ATGGACACCCGCCGCATCGGAGACGTGGACGTCAGCGCGATCGGTCTGGGCGCCATGCCCATGTCGATCGAGGGGCGGCCGGACGAGGCGCGCTCCCTCGCCACCCTGCACGCCGCGCTCGACGCCGGCGTGACGCTGATCGACACCGCGGACGCCTACCACCTCGGCGCCGACGAGGTCGGTCACAACGAGACCCTGATCGCCAAGGCCCTCGCCACCCACGACCGGGGCCGGGACGTCCTGGTCGCCACCAAGGGCGGCCATCTGCGCCCCGGCGACGGCAGCTGGACCGTGGACGGCAGCCCCGGCCACCTCAAGGCGGCCTGCGAGGCGTCGTTGCGCCGGCTCGGCGTCGAGGCGATCGACCTGTACCAGTTCCACCGACCCGACCCCCGCATCCCGTACGCGGAGTCCGTCGGCGCGGTGCGGGAGCTGCTGGACGAGGGCAAGATCCGCGCCGCCGGCGTCTCCAACGCGAACCCCGAGCAGATCAGGCAGGCGAACGAGATCCTCGGCGGCCGACTGGTCTCCGTGCAGAACCAGTTCTCCCCGGCCTTCCGCTCCAGCGAGCCCGAACTGCGGCTGTGCGACGAGCTCGGCATCGCGTTCCTGCCGTGGAGCCCGCTCGGCGGCATCTCCCGCGCCCGTGAACTGGGCTCCTCCTACGCACCCTTCGCCCATGTCGCCGAGGCCCACGCGGTCAGCCCGCAGCGGGTGTGCCTGGCCTGGATGCTCGCCAAGTCGCCGGTGGTGGTGCCGATCCCGGGCGCGAGCCGCCCGGAGACCATCCTCGACTCCCTCGCCGCCACGGACCTCGTCCTGACCGCCGCGGAACTCGCGGAGCTCGACGCCGCCGTCTGA
- a CDS encoding diaminopimelate decarboxylase gives MSLPTENLALAVRQAVAEGLLGEEHPVAGFVDVQGVRGTVAALHEAFAQVPDVLHAFAAKACPLVPVLRLLADAGMGCEVASPGELRLALDAGFAPARIVLDSPAKTRQEIREALALGVALNADNLAELDRIDALRPADCASVIGLRVNPQVGGGSIGAMSTATAHSKFGVALRDPGMRARVVEAFARRPWLTRLHAHVGSQGCPLPLIAEGLTAVHRLAEEIDAHVGHRQITSLDLGGGLPVNFADDMVTPTYAEYVAALTAVEPALLDGRYQVVTEFGRSLIAKNGFTAARVEYVKDAGGRRVALTHAGGQVATRTVFMPDAWPLRVTAYGPDGAPKDTPLLPQDVAGPLCFAGDVVAHERPLPELAEGDLVVLHDTGGYYFSAHWSYNSLPRPAVYGCLVRDGRVAFTTIRSAQTVREISAESGLAHADALLTGRATPSLR, from the coding sequence GTGTCGCTCCCCACCGAGAACCTCGCGCTCGCAGTCCGGCAGGCCGTCGCCGAAGGGCTCCTCGGGGAGGAGCATCCGGTGGCCGGCTTCGTCGACGTGCAGGGCGTGCGCGGCACGGTCGCCGCCCTGCACGAGGCGTTCGCGCAGGTGCCGGACGTGCTGCACGCCTTCGCGGCCAAGGCCTGTCCGCTGGTGCCCGTGCTGCGGCTGCTGGCCGACGCCGGGATGGGCTGCGAGGTGGCGAGCCCCGGCGAGCTGCGGCTGGCGCTGGACGCGGGGTTCGCGCCGGCCCGCATCGTGCTGGACTCGCCCGCCAAGACCCGGCAGGAGATCCGCGAGGCTCTCGCCCTGGGCGTCGCCCTGAACGCCGACAACCTCGCCGAGCTCGACCGGATCGACGCCCTGCGCCCGGCGGACTGCGCGTCCGTCATCGGACTGCGGGTCAATCCGCAGGTCGGCGGCGGGTCCATCGGCGCGATGAGCACGGCCACCGCGCACTCCAAGTTCGGCGTGGCCCTGCGCGACCCCGGGATGCGCGCCCGGGTCGTCGAGGCGTTCGCACGGCGGCCCTGGCTGACCCGGCTGCACGCGCACGTGGGCTCGCAGGGCTGCCCGCTGCCGCTGATCGCCGAGGGGCTCACGGCGGTCCACCGGCTCGCCGAGGAGATCGACGCGCACGTCGGCCACCGTCAGATCACCAGCCTCGACCTGGGCGGCGGGCTGCCGGTGAACTTCGCCGACGACATGGTCACCCCCACCTACGCCGAGTACGTGGCCGCGCTCACGGCCGTGGAGCCGGCGCTGCTGGACGGCCGCTACCAGGTGGTCACCGAGTTCGGCCGCTCCCTGATCGCCAAGAACGGCTTCACCGCCGCGCGCGTGGAGTACGTCAAGGACGCGGGCGGCCGCCGGGTGGCGCTCACCCACGCCGGCGGCCAGGTCGCCACCCGCACGGTGTTCATGCCGGACGCCTGGCCGCTGCGGGTGACCGCCTACGGCCCGGACGGCGCCCCCAAGGACACGCCCCTGCTCCCGCAGGACGTCGCCGGGCCCCTCTGCTTCGCCGGGGACGTGGTGGCGCACGAACGCCCGCTGCCGGAGCTCGCCGAGGGCGATCTGGTCGTGCTGCACGACACGGGCGGCTACTACTTCTCGGCGCACTGGTCGTACAACAGCCTGCCCCGGCCCGCGGTGTACGGCTGTCTGGTGCGGGACGGTCGGGTCGCGTTCACCACCATCCGGTCCGCGCAGACGGTGCGGGAGATCTCCGCGGAGAGCGGACTGGCCCACGCGGACGCCCTGCTGACGGGTCGCGCGACGCCTTCCCTGCGCTGA